In Microbacterium pumilum, the following proteins share a genomic window:
- the ruvX gene encoding Holliday junction resolvase RuvX — protein sequence MSGFRRGVRLGIDVGKARVGVARCDPDGLLATPVETVQRDDRSVERVVTLAAEHSATEILVGLPLNMRGEDTASTTDARRFASELAAASELPVRLVDERLSTVSAHAALRESGRSQRSSRSIVDQVAAVVLLQQALDVEKSTGRPAGTPVFQEPA from the coding sequence GTGAGTGGGTTCCGGCGCGGCGTGCGCCTCGGCATAGACGTCGGGAAGGCGCGCGTCGGCGTCGCGCGATGCGACCCGGACGGTCTGCTCGCGACTCCGGTGGAGACCGTGCAGCGCGACGACCGGTCGGTCGAGAGGGTCGTGACACTCGCTGCCGAGCACTCCGCAACCGAGATCCTCGTCGGCCTTCCGCTCAATATGCGCGGCGAGGACACCGCCTCGACCACGGACGCCCGGCGGTTCGCGTCCGAGCTCGCAGCCGCATCCGAGCTGCCCGTCCGACTCGTCGACGAGCGTCTCAGCACGGTCTCGGCACACGCGGCACTGCGCGAATCGGGGAGATCTCAGCGTTCGTCTCGTAGCATTGTGGACCAGGTCGCGGCAGTCGTACTCCTCCAGCAAGCGCTCGATGTCGAGAAGAGCACTGGTCGCCCGGCCGGTACCCCCGTCTTCCAGGAGCCCGCCTGA
- the mltG gene encoding endolytic transglycosylase MltG: protein MPDPSSDDPFADLFGKLPDPRSRQLRSSSEDSASGSGANAGGAPTSSLADTGGVPLSRRAAREAAAQQSATAADAAAPPPPVPPLPATAPPAGTSAAAAAAAQHETAPIQVDPHDEPWLFAGAEAAPAMPYGRGAASRENGPEAQRTDSLESLFAGHASTDDFGHLPPPKNKRKRRIGGWIALGIVLLLIGGVVSGGIWVWNTYEDKIREVMGWEEPKDYADGEANGEAYVTVAEGDTGSPISQSLYDAGITKTPGAFYDYLIETQQNPPFVPGVFKMQKQMTSEAALAALLDPANKMENTAQLREGLTVDASLPILAEATGLPVEDFQAAVANPADYGVAADSLEGWLFPATYTFDPGVTAPQVIQTLVDRAVKSLDQAEVPVEDRPRILTIASIIQREARFEDDFYKVSRVIQNRLDPDNQETFGLLQMDSTAQYGYGELHDGTVSSSEEALNDDNPWNTYLHTGLPIGPISNPGDTAIDAAMHPADGDWLYFVTVNLDTGETVFTSNLADHERARAQWIAWCADHPDSGC, encoded by the coding sequence ATGCCCGATCCCTCGTCCGATGATCCGTTCGCGGATCTCTTCGGCAAACTCCCCGACCCGCGCTCACGTCAGCTCCGCTCCTCCAGCGAGGACTCCGCCTCCGGTTCTGGCGCGAACGCGGGCGGCGCTCCCACGTCCTCGTTGGCCGACACCGGCGGCGTGCCGCTTTCCCGTCGCGCCGCGCGAGAGGCTGCGGCTCAGCAGTCGGCGACCGCCGCCGACGCTGCAGCACCACCGCCACCTGTCCCGCCGCTCCCGGCCACTGCGCCGCCGGCTGGCACGAGCGCCGCCGCCGCAGCGGCAGCCCAGCACGAAACGGCGCCGATCCAGGTCGACCCCCATGACGAACCGTGGCTGTTCGCCGGGGCCGAGGCCGCTCCAGCCATGCCATACGGACGGGGTGCTGCCTCGCGTGAGAACGGTCCCGAGGCACAGCGCACCGACTCGCTCGAGAGCCTCTTCGCAGGTCATGCGAGCACCGACGATTTCGGCCACCTGCCGCCGCCGAAGAACAAGCGCAAGCGCCGCATCGGCGGGTGGATAGCGCTCGGCATCGTGCTGCTCCTCATCGGCGGAGTCGTGTCCGGCGGGATCTGGGTCTGGAACACCTACGAAGACAAGATCCGCGAGGTGATGGGCTGGGAGGAGCCGAAGGACTACGCCGACGGCGAGGCCAACGGCGAGGCCTACGTGACGGTCGCAGAGGGCGACACCGGAAGCCCTATCTCGCAGTCTCTCTACGACGCCGGCATCACGAAGACCCCAGGCGCCTTCTACGACTACCTCATCGAAACGCAGCAGAACCCGCCGTTCGTGCCCGGCGTGTTCAAGATGCAGAAGCAGATGACGTCCGAAGCGGCGCTCGCAGCCCTGCTCGACCCGGCGAACAAGATGGAGAACACAGCCCAGCTGCGTGAGGGGCTCACTGTCGATGCGTCGCTCCCGATCCTGGCCGAGGCGACCGGACTCCCGGTCGAGGACTTCCAGGCGGCCGTCGCCAACCCGGCCGACTACGGTGTCGCCGCCGACAGCCTCGAAGGCTGGCTGTTCCCCGCGACGTACACGTTCGATCCCGGCGTGACCGCGCCGCAGGTCATCCAGACGCTCGTCGACCGCGCCGTGAAATCCCTCGACCAAGCGGAGGTTCCGGTCGAGGATCGCCCGCGCATCCTCACGATCGCCTCGATCATCCAGCGCGAAGCGCGATTCGAGGATGACTTCTACAAGGTGTCTCGCGTCATCCAGAACCGTCTCGACCCCGACAACCAGGAGACCTTCGGTCTGCTGCAGATGGACTCGACAGCGCAGTACGGGTACGGCGAGCTGCACGACGGCACCGTGAGCTCGTCGGAGGAAGCGCTCAACGACGACAATCCGTGGAACACGTACCTTCACACCGGGCTGCCGATCGGTCCGATCTCCAACCCGGGTGACACGGCGATCGACGCCGCGATGCACCCGGCTGACGGTGATTGGCTCTACTTCGTCACGGTGAACCTCGACACCGGCGAGACCGTCTTCACGTCGAACCTTGCCGATCACGAGCGTGCCCGCGCGCAGTGGATCGCGTGGTGTGCCGACCACCCGGACTCCGGATGCTGA
- a CDS encoding dioxygenase — MATGGKDRATRERTRVYQARQQFRDGQIRRRTRDNLIAGIAGGLLILGVVAAQTAYFVAGPGAPEPTPTSTPTPTTTPTPTGTVTPTPSVTPTPTP; from the coding sequence GTGGCGACCGGTGGCAAGGATCGCGCGACGCGCGAGCGGACGCGTGTGTATCAGGCACGCCAGCAGTTCCGCGACGGCCAGATCCGGCGCCGCACGCGCGACAACCTGATCGCGGGAATCGCCGGGGGGCTGCTGATCCTCGGCGTCGTCGCCGCACAGACCGCCTACTTCGTCGCCGGCCCTGGCGCGCCCGAACCCACCCCCACCTCCACGCCGACACCGACCACGACGCCGACGCCGACGGGCACCGTGACGCCCACACCCTCGGTCACTCCGACCCCGACGCCCTGA
- the rpsD gene encoding 30S ribosomal protein S4, which produces MPTKSQDRRKVRLSRALGVALTPKAARYLEKRPYAPGEHGRTKRKQDSDYAVRLREKQRLREQYGIREKQMRNTFNEARRKDGLTGENLVELLEMRLDALVLRAGFARTTAQARQLVVHRHILIDGQTVDRPSFRVKPGQLIHVKAKSEGTEPFQVAAAGGHAEVLPPVPAYIEVELDKLQARLVRRPKRAEVPVVCDVQLVVEYYAAR; this is translated from the coding sequence GTGCCCACGAAGTCCCAGGACCGCCGCAAGGTCCGTCTGTCGCGCGCGCTCGGCGTTGCGCTGACCCCCAAGGCCGCCCGCTACCTCGAGAAGCGCCCCTACGCGCCGGGTGAGCACGGCCGCACCAAGCGCAAGCAGGACAGCGACTACGCCGTCCGTCTCCGCGAGAAGCAGCGTCTGCGCGAGCAGTACGGCATCCGCGAGAAGCAGATGCGCAACACGTTCAACGAGGCCCGCCGCAAGGACGGCCTGACCGGTGAGAACCTGGTCGAGCTGCTCGAGATGCGTCTCGACGCCCTCGTGCTCCGCGCCGGCTTCGCCCGCACCACCGCGCAGGCACGCCAGCTCGTCGTGCACCGCCACATCCTGATCGACGGCCAGACCGTCGACCGCCCGTCGTTCCGCGTGAAGCCGGGTCAGCTCATCCACGTCAAGGCCAAGAGCGAGGGCACCGAGCCCTTCCAGGTCGCAGCCGCCGGCGGTCACGCCGAGGTTCTGCCTCCGGTTCCCGCCTACATCGAGGTCGAGCTCGACAAGCTGCAGGCGCGCCTGGTGCGTCGCCCCAAGCGCGCCGAGGTTCCTGTCGTCTGTGACGTCCAGCTCGTCGTCGAGTATTACGCAGCGCGGTAG
- a CDS encoding HNH endonuclease signature motif containing protein, producing the protein MNIASTAWIDMEDPERFLDERDVLLPGEVPQRADEDVWSSGEAHSAAAAALEAVMVRARVLTAEQYAGLAAVLRDAAAHPDPWVGPDPTRQPDWVDPRDRSAGEVRRERRDIAVRAAAADLATRLQLSESMVRNRAAYAETLRERCPTVWANFSSGGVPEQNTVTAAQLASTLPRRDRDAWARFDAALADAARSLPPGKFRIRARVVRERVHPESIDDRHRGAAADRGVWLTPELDGMGTLTADLPADRAHAGLARVDAIARHLHAQDGEERTLAQLRADVLADLLAKGDTADSQGIRQRAAVAITVPALTLLGRDDTPATLEGYGPIDLETAKRLAGGASSWIRILTHPVTGTVLDIDRKAHRVPKALRRWLGVRDPVCVFPGCTRPARDCQIDHRLDWQYGGTTSDTNLPCRCAGSAPALRTREIGPRQFAVSAPSRRAADTTTAPLRDIRAIDRRRGCREQARMP; encoded by the coding sequence GTGAACATAGCTTCGACAGCCTGGATCGACATGGAGGATCCGGAGCGATTCCTCGATGAGCGTGATGTGCTGCTGCCCGGTGAGGTCCCGCAGCGGGCGGACGAAGACGTGTGGTCCTCGGGCGAGGCCCACAGCGCCGCAGCGGCGGCACTCGAGGCAGTCATGGTTCGCGCCCGGGTTCTCACGGCGGAACAGTACGCCGGCCTGGCGGCGGTGCTGAGGGATGCCGCTGCGCACCCGGATCCCTGGGTCGGACCCGATCCGACTCGGCAGCCCGACTGGGTCGACCCGCGCGATCGAAGCGCGGGGGAGGTCCGACGTGAGCGTCGTGACATCGCCGTTCGCGCGGCTGCCGCCGACCTCGCGACGAGGCTGCAGCTGTCGGAGTCGATGGTGCGCAACAGGGCCGCCTACGCCGAGACCCTTCGGGAGAGGTGTCCAACAGTCTGGGCGAACTTCTCGTCGGGCGGAGTTCCGGAGCAGAACACCGTCACGGCAGCTCAGCTCGCTTCCACACTCCCGCGCCGCGATCGAGACGCGTGGGCACGCTTCGATGCTGCGCTGGCGGATGCCGCACGCTCGCTGCCACCCGGCAAGTTCAGGATCCGCGCCCGAGTTGTGCGCGAGCGGGTTCACCCCGAGAGCATCGACGACCGTCATAGGGGTGCTGCCGCAGACCGCGGCGTGTGGCTGACACCCGAGCTGGACGGCATGGGCACGCTGACCGCCGACCTTCCTGCTGACCGCGCCCATGCCGGTCTTGCTCGGGTGGACGCGATCGCTCGGCATCTGCACGCCCAGGACGGAGAAGAGCGCACGCTCGCGCAGTTGCGGGCCGACGTGCTGGCCGACCTCCTGGCCAAGGGTGACACCGCCGATTCTCAAGGGATTCGGCAGCGCGCCGCCGTCGCCATCACCGTGCCGGCGCTCACCCTTCTCGGTCGCGACGACACTCCCGCGACCCTCGAAGGCTATGGTCCGATCGATCTCGAGACAGCGAAGCGGCTCGCGGGCGGAGCGTCGAGCTGGATTCGGATACTCACGCATCCTGTCACCGGAACTGTGCTCGACATCGATCGCAAGGCGCACCGCGTGCCGAAGGCACTGCGCCGGTGGCTGGGAGTTCGCGATCCCGTGTGCGTGTTCCCCGGGTGCACTCGACCTGCTCGCGACTGCCAGATCGACCACCGTCTCGACTGGCAGTACGGCGGCACTACGAGTGACACGAACCTTCCGTGTCGATGTGCGGGGTCCGCGCCAGCGCTCCGCACTCGCGAGATCGGACCGCGTCAGTTTGCGGTATCCGCGCCATCACGCCGCGCCGCCGACACCACGACCGCGCCACTTCGCGACATCCGCGCCATCGATCGACGACGCGGATGTCGCGAACAGGCGCGGATGCCGTGA
- a CDS encoding replication-associated recombination protein A, which translates to MRPTSLDEVAGQGHLLRPGSPLVTLANPDASATATSVILWGPPGTGKTTLAQAIARSSGRRFVELSAVSAGVRDVREVMQEALTQRDLYGQSTILFLDEIHRFTKAQQDALLPGVENGWVVLIAATTENPSFSVISPLLSRSLLLTLRPLTNDDLRMLIDRAVEDARGLAAKIVLRDDARDALVRLASGDARRALTALEAAASLAEPPADDGGSDEVVRPQITPEHVALAVDRALLRYDRQGDEHYDVISAFIKSIRGSDVDASIHYLARMIEAGEDPRFIARRLIISAAEDIGLADPQALVIAVAAADAVQLIGMPEGRIPLAEATVYLATTAKSNAAYLALDAAVADVRAGGFGRVPAPLRDAHYPGAKRLGHGKGYIYPHDSDIGVVAQQHLPDELRGRRYYAPTNHGQEREVQARLEKIRRILDGD; encoded by the coding sequence ATGCGTCCGACTTCGCTCGACGAGGTCGCCGGCCAGGGTCATCTGCTCCGGCCAGGATCACCCCTCGTGACCCTTGCGAACCCCGATGCGAGCGCGACGGCCACATCCGTCATCCTCTGGGGACCCCCTGGTACCGGCAAGACCACGCTCGCACAGGCGATCGCGCGCTCGTCGGGGCGTCGGTTCGTCGAGCTGTCTGCGGTCAGCGCGGGCGTTCGCGATGTGCGCGAAGTGATGCAGGAGGCACTCACGCAGCGCGACCTCTATGGGCAGTCCACGATCCTGTTCCTCGATGAGATCCATCGCTTCACAAAGGCACAGCAGGATGCGCTGCTGCCCGGTGTCGAGAACGGGTGGGTCGTCCTCATCGCGGCGACGACGGAGAACCCGTCGTTCTCCGTCATCTCGCCCCTCCTGTCACGTTCGCTGCTGCTGACCCTTCGCCCACTGACCAATGACGACCTGCGGATGCTGATCGATAGAGCCGTCGAGGACGCCCGAGGACTCGCGGCGAAGATCGTGCTGCGGGATGACGCGCGCGACGCCCTGGTCCGGCTCGCGTCCGGAGACGCCCGTCGAGCGCTCACGGCGCTGGAGGCCGCGGCATCCCTCGCAGAGCCCCCTGCGGATGACGGCGGCTCCGACGAGGTCGTGAGGCCCCAGATCACTCCCGAGCACGTCGCACTCGCGGTCGACCGTGCGCTGCTGCGGTACGACAGGCAGGGCGACGAGCACTACGACGTGATCAGCGCGTTCATCAAGTCGATCCGCGGCTCCGATGTCGATGCATCCATCCACTACCTCGCTCGCATGATCGAGGCGGGGGAAGATCCGCGGTTCATCGCGCGCCGCCTGATCATCTCGGCAGCCGAAGACATCGGGCTGGCCGACCCCCAGGCGCTGGTGATCGCGGTCGCGGCGGCGGACGCCGTGCAGCTCATCGGCATGCCCGAGGGCCGCATCCCGCTCGCAGAGGCCACCGTGTACCTCGCGACGACGGCCAAGTCCAACGCCGCCTACCTGGCGCTCGACGCCGCGGTCGCGGATGTGCGCGCCGGGGGCTTCGGTCGAGTCCCCGCACCGCTGCGCGATGCGCACTACCCGGGGGCGAAGCGACTCGGCCACGGGAAGGGCTACATCTATCCGCATGACTCCGACATCGGGGTCGTCGCCCAGCAGCACCTACCCGATGAGCTGCGGGGTCGTCGCTACTACGCACCGACCAACCACGGCCAGGAGCGCGAAGTGCAGGCGCGACTCGAGAAGATCCGTCGTATCCTCGACGGCGACTGA
- the alaS gene encoding alanine--tRNA ligase, with translation MKTAEIAQRYLEYFERNGHVIVPSASLVTDDPALLFTVAGMVPFIPYLSGNVPAPYARAADVQKCIRTNDIEEVGKTPRHGTFFQMLGNWSFGDYFKEGAITYAWDFLTGAEADGKLGFDPKDLWVTVYEEDDEAFELWKRIAGLSEDRIHRLGKDTNYWSTGLPGPAGPCSEIFFDRGPEYGIDGGPATDDDRYVEIWNLVFMQYAIEDVRSKYDFRIVGELPNKNIDTGMGLERVAFIKQGVDNMYETDQVRPVLDRAVELSGRRYGADHEDDVRFRIIADHIRSSLMLLSDGVTPSNEGRGYILRRLMRRAIRSMRLLGVDGPTFPDLFPASRDAMRDAYPIVAEDYARLSAYAYAEEATFLRTLAAGSVILDASLEATKDAGGTALAGDEAFLLHDTYGFPIDLTLEIAEEAGLSVDRAAFDTLMQEQRARAKADARSRKRALADLSVYRDLRLKGETVFTGYTDLETESSVLGILVDGLPADRASQGQIAEVILAETALYAESGGQVADRGVIIGPGYELEVLDVQKPVAGLVSHTVEVTSGEVGVGQPATSVVDAANRRAARQAHSATHLVHAALRDTLGKTATQAGSLNRAGYMRFDFTWGQSLSDATKSEIEEIANNAVRDNLEVTTRVVALDEAKSLGAMALFGEKYGETVRMVDIGGPWSRELCAGTHVSTSAEVGLISLVGESSVGASNRRVEALVGLDAFRSLAAERALVSQLTSTLKTPREQLPARIAELTASLKAAEKKIAAYETKALGDRLPALVEKASTVGAHRVVAESLGTAASTDDVRGLALQLRDRLGASAGVVALGAEVGGRPVVIVATNDAARGAGAKAGALAKVAATALGGGGGGRDDVAQGGGTDAAALPAALAAVKAALAA, from the coding sequence ATGAAGACCGCCGAGATCGCCCAGCGTTACCTCGAGTACTTCGAGAGGAACGGCCACGTCATCGTGCCGTCCGCTTCGCTCGTCACCGACGACCCGGCGCTGCTTTTCACCGTCGCAGGCATGGTGCCGTTCATCCCATACCTGAGCGGCAACGTCCCCGCGCCGTACGCCCGCGCGGCAGACGTCCAGAAGTGCATCCGCACGAACGACATCGAGGAAGTGGGCAAGACGCCGCGACACGGCACGTTCTTCCAGATGCTCGGCAACTGGTCCTTCGGCGACTACTTCAAAGAGGGCGCCATCACGTACGCGTGGGATTTCCTCACCGGAGCCGAGGCAGATGGAAAGCTCGGATTCGATCCGAAGGACCTGTGGGTCACGGTCTACGAAGAGGACGACGAGGCATTCGAACTCTGGAAGCGGATCGCAGGTCTCTCCGAAGACCGGATCCACCGGCTCGGCAAAGACACGAACTACTGGAGCACCGGCCTGCCAGGACCGGCGGGGCCCTGCTCCGAGATCTTCTTCGATCGCGGTCCGGAGTACGGCATCGACGGGGGCCCCGCCACGGACGATGACCGGTACGTCGAGATCTGGAACCTCGTCTTCATGCAGTACGCGATCGAAGACGTGCGCTCCAAGTACGACTTCCGCATCGTCGGCGAGCTGCCGAACAAGAACATCGACACCGGCATGGGCCTCGAGCGCGTGGCGTTCATCAAGCAGGGCGTCGACAACATGTACGAGACCGACCAGGTGCGACCGGTGCTCGACAGAGCCGTCGAGCTTTCGGGCCGCCGCTACGGCGCCGATCACGAGGACGACGTCAGGTTCCGCATCATCGCGGATCACATACGGTCGTCGCTCATGCTGCTCTCCGATGGCGTGACCCCGTCCAACGAGGGCCGCGGCTACATCCTCCGCCGCCTCATGCGGCGCGCCATCCGTTCGATGCGACTGCTCGGCGTGGACGGCCCGACCTTCCCCGACCTGTTCCCCGCGTCGCGAGACGCGATGCGCGACGCCTATCCGATCGTCGCCGAGGACTACGCACGCCTCTCGGCCTATGCCTACGCCGAAGAGGCGACGTTCCTGCGCACGCTGGCTGCCGGTTCCGTCATCCTGGACGCGTCCCTCGAGGCGACGAAGGATGCCGGCGGCACTGCTCTTGCAGGTGACGAGGCGTTCCTGCTGCACGACACCTACGGATTCCCGATCGACCTCACTCTCGAAATCGCTGAGGAGGCCGGGCTCAGTGTCGACCGCGCTGCGTTCGACACGCTCATGCAGGAGCAGCGTGCGCGCGCGAAGGCGGATGCCCGTTCGCGCAAGCGAGCCCTGGCCGACCTGAGCGTCTATCGCGACCTGCGTCTGAAGGGCGAGACGGTCTTCACGGGGTACACGGATCTCGAGACCGAGTCGAGCGTGCTCGGCATCCTGGTCGACGGGCTGCCGGCCGACCGCGCCTCGCAGGGACAGATCGCCGAGGTGATCCTCGCCGAGACCGCGCTCTACGCCGAGTCGGGCGGTCAGGTCGCCGATAGGGGCGTCATCATCGGTCCGGGTTACGAGCTCGAGGTCCTCGACGTGCAGAAGCCCGTTGCAGGCCTGGTCAGCCACACCGTGGAGGTCACGTCGGGTGAGGTCGGCGTCGGGCAGCCGGCGACATCCGTCGTGGATGCCGCCAACCGGCGCGCGGCGCGGCAGGCGCACTCCGCGACTCACCTCGTGCACGCGGCCCTCCGCGACACCCTGGGAAAGACCGCGACCCAGGCGGGATCGCTCAATCGCGCCGGGTACATGCGCTTCGACTTCACGTGGGGCCAGTCCCTGTCGGATGCGACGAAGTCCGAGATCGAAGAGATCGCCAACAACGCCGTCCGCGACAACCTCGAGGTCACCACCCGCGTGGTGGCGCTCGACGAGGCGAAGAGCCTCGGCGCCATGGCGCTGTTCGGCGAGAAGTACGGCGAGACGGTGCGCATGGTCGACATCGGCGGTCCGTGGTCGCGCGAGCTCTGCGCGGGCACGCACGTCTCGACGAGCGCCGAAGTCGGCCTCATCAGCCTCGTGGGGGAGTCTTCGGTCGGCGCGTCCAACCGCCGCGTCGAGGCTCTCGTCGGGCTCGACGCGTTCCGCTCGCTCGCCGCGGAGCGCGCGCTCGTGTCCCAGCTGACCTCGACGCTGAAGACCCCGCGCGAGCAGCTTCCGGCACGTATCGCGGAGCTCACCGCGAGCCTGAAGGCAGCGGAGAAGAAGATCGCGGCCTACGAGACCAAGGCGCTCGGCGACCGGCTGCCCGCGCTCGTCGAGAAGGCATCGACGGTCGGCGCACACAGGGTCGTCGCCGAGTCACTCGGCACCGCGGCATCGACGGACGACGTCCGCGGGCTCGCGCTGCAGCTGCGGGACCGCCTGGGCGCCTCGGCTGGTGTCGTCGCTCTCGGCGCCGAGGTCGGCGGGCGTCCGGTCGTGATCGTGGCCACCAACGATGCGGCGCGCGGCGCCGGTGCGAAGGCCGGCGCGCTGGCGAAGGTCGCGGCGACGGCGCTCGGCGGCGGCGGCGGTGGGCGCGACGATGTCGCACAGGGCGGCGGGACGGATGCGGCAGCCCTGCCTGCTGCGCTCGCAGCCGTGAAGGCGGCGCTCGCCGCGTGA
- a CDS encoding ATPase, which yields MKNVLLFLLGVASGFVLAHLVNKDPRGHELLAEVDARIGAFTDRMGDAYREQESRITGLVDEVKDAAAEAGAAAKSAASDAVDAAKSKAADAIDSAADAAYKLTD from the coding sequence ATGAAGAACGTGCTGCTGTTCCTGCTCGGCGTTGCCAGCGGGTTCGTCCTCGCACACCTCGTCAACAAGGATCCGCGCGGTCACGAGCTGCTCGCCGAGGTCGACGCGCGCATCGGCGCGTTCACCGATCGCATGGGCGACGCCTATCGGGAGCAGGAATCCCGCATCACCGGCCTTGTCGATGAAGTGAAGGATGCCGCAGCCGAAGCCGGCGCGGCCGCGAAGTCGGCCGCATCCGATGCCGTCGACGCCGCGAAGTCCAAGGCGGCAGATGCCATCGACTCCGCCGCGGACGCCGCGTACAAGCTCACCGACTGA